TTGGAATCACCTGCAGACCTTGACCAGGTGGACCAAATCCGGCTTGATGCGGGCGAAATGCCGATGACCGCGGTTCATCCAATGAGTACCGTGTCCATGGCGGATGACCCACTCAAAGGGCCCGTGGATAGTCGCGGTAAACACCACCATATTGAAGGCTTGTGGGTTGCCGACGGCTCCCTCTTCCCTGGCTCGATTGGAGTCCCGCCTCAGGTTTCCATCTACGCACTGGGCTTACACGTTGGGCGTGCGATCGCTACCTAATGAAGCCAATACCCGCTTGTACAAGCTTCCACTTCAGGCTCGGATCTACCTTCAAAAACTGAGACCACATGGTGGCCGCAATGTCGCTGACGCCGCTCTGGTCTGAGAGATAGGCCTGCCATTTCTTCGTTGGTAGTTGAAAGAAGGACTCAAAGAACCGGCGCGTTTGCGCAGCATCAAAGCCGAGAAGCACATCGAGCCCGAAGTTTTGAAAGTCCCGGGCCCTTCGCATGTCTTTAGGCCAGACCACCTTACTGAGGTCGTCCACACCGCCGGCGATGGCATCCGCCAACGTTCCCGCACTTCTCAGGGTCCGCGACAAACTGTAGCCCGTGGCAGGATGCACAAACCCCGCCGCCGCACCAAACGCAACCGCCTCACTCCGCGGAATCTCTTCGCCCATTGGTATCACACACCGTTCAACTTCATGGACTTGCATAACCCGTACGCCTCGCCCCTCAAGCCGCAAGTACAAAAGCTCCTCAAGTCTTGAGATACTAAGGGCAGGGCGCGCGGAAAGGACCGTTTCTTCTAGAAACCATAGGTTCGGATTCTCGTGTCCACCAAGACGCATGGCGTACAAAAACGTGGCGGGGTCTTCTTCAACCCCAGGTATAGGGCGATAGTCCATCAAGGCCATATCGTGACCGTCAATTGGCTCGCCATCTACCTCGGCCAGAATGCCGTACGCCGTCTGAAATGCCGGGTCCGGGCTCCGACCGCCAGAAAACACGCGCTGAAAGCCGCTCGCGTCCACCACAATTTTGGCGCGTGAACGGTCCGATTCAATGGCCCTTCGGTCCTCTATCAGTACCTTGGCTTGCTGCTCCGTATTGACCAAAAGCCCCTTCAAAAGCTCGTTATCAAAACGACCATAAGTCGCGTCCAGAACCTGTAGTTCGTTCTGAAAGCCAACCGTTGGACTTGCCCACGTCCATGCCAATGCTGAATGGAATTCAGGCGGCACCTCACTCAGCCACGCGCCGTATGCATTGGGCCACGGCTCGTCAACGTCGGGCGCGATCCACAAGACATCCACCCCTCGTTTGGTCAATTCACCCACGATTGCGTAGCCAGCAGGCCCCGCTCCAACGACCAGCACGTTGTGCATCTTACTCACGAGCGCTCGATGCCTGGTTCGGTTGCCATAGAACTTCGTCCTTGGCAGCCTTTACGGTCACCCAACGGCTCCAGACAAAGAACGCATCACTCAGGCGGTTCAGATACGCGATGGCCAACTCGTCCACGCTTTCGTGCTCCTGAAGGGCTACAGCATGTCTCTCCGCACGCCTGCAGATGGTGCGGCACTGGTGGAGCTCGGCGTTCGCGCGCGTGCCTCCGGGCAACACAAAAGACCTTAGGGCTGGAAGCGACTCGTTATGATGGTCAATACTCTCCTCCAACGCCTTGATATCGCGCTCAGTGACCCTCGGCATATACTCGCCGACGTCCTCCGGAAGAGTGGCCAAAATGGAGCCCAGATTGAAGAGTTCGTGTTGCACGCGCAAAAGAGTCTCGCTCAACGCCTGAAACTCAGGGTCCGAGGCGTACTCCTCCAACGACACACGGACTGCGCCCACAAATGAGTTGAGCTCGTCCACCGTGCCGTAGGTTTCAATTCGCATGGAGCTCTTGGGGACCTTTTGACCACCCACCAATCGCGTTTTGCCGGCATCTCCCGCCCTTGTGTACACACGGTTGATGGCGAGTTGCGGGTCTTTAAATGATTTCTTGTCGCTCACGGATTCTCCCTGGTCTAGTTCTGACTCGGCCGGAATTTTACACGTCCAAGTCGATTTGAAAGGCTCAGTAAGTAGTATGCGTCTACGCCACCTTCTGGTGCGTCAACCACCTGAATCATGTGCGGTCCTTCCAGTAGCGACGACCGCCCAACCTTCACCGGTTCTGCCAATACCTCGTCACATCGCGTATCGACTCGCCAGATTTCATCCGTGTTGAAGGCCGTCACATAGAGCATGCCGTCTGGACCTGCGCTGATATGATGAAGTGTATCCTCTTCCGATTCATAAAGCACGATGGGGTCTTCGGGGCCGCGAACCCAGGTCAAGGTCTCGAGGTCCAGCTTGTAGATCTCTGGCGCGGTCGCCGATGTGAAATAGAGATACTTGGAGCCGGGTGGCTGTGCTGGACGGCTCAGGGCGCCGCTCCGCTGTGGCGAGGGCACCGGGAATTCCACGGTACGCATCGTGCCGTCACTGGCGATGACGTCTACCGCTCCGGACGAGGTGGCCATCGCTTTGCGATCCACAAACTGTACGGCTCCCGTGGATGTGAGCACCAAAACTTCCTCATCACCGAGCTGAAACACATCTGCAAATTGTGTGTTCAAGAACGCCATCTCGATGACTTCTTCTTCGTCGGTCTCAAGGTTGCGCTTGACCACGGTGGATGGCCCAAATCCCTGTGAGGGACTGATATAGTTGACGTCCGTCACCCAGAGATGCCCCGCGAACTCAGCCACTCCAGATGGGTTCCTAAAGGATGGTGCGGCCCACGCGTCAACATTCTCTCCGCCTTGGGTAATCTGCGAGACCGTGCGCCCGATGTAGTTTGTGACCCAGACCACCCCAGAACCCACGAACAAATCATAAGGGTTTTGATCGTTTCCGAGGTCTGCAAACGGCGAGTACTGCTCGAGCTCGATATCCCAGGTAGAAATGGTGTTGTCGCGGCTCTCTACCACATAGAGCCAGCCGTCTTTGTGGTGCAGCGCGTTGGACGCAAGCCCGGTAACGTGAAGTTCCTCTGCCGCCCAATAGCCCAGGTTTTGGGCGCCACACGTTTCTTCGGATTGGGTGAAGGAAGGCGCCCCGGAATCCGAAGAACAACCCGCGATTAAGCTCGCGAACAACACTATATTTAGGCTTCTTTTCATAGTGCCCCCTCGGTGCTGATTTGGGCAGAAACGAAGATCGTCCGGCCGGGAAGGGGCGCCTGTAAAGAATCGGTGAGGTCGCGTCGATCGAAGAGATTTAGACCACGCGCCCTTAGGCTCAGCCAGGCGTTTGGGGACCAAGCAAGGCCAGCGTCCATGGTCGCGAATGCGGGGGCTTTGATGCTGCCAAAGGTGTCAAGGTTGGTCTCTGAGCGCCCGCTCAGGCCCGCGTTCAGACTCGCTTTTTGGGTCCCGGGAATCCATTGGTCGAGCCGCAATCTGGCTCCTACTCGGCCCGAAAAATCAGGCTGATGAGGCACCTGATCGGACGTCTCGGCAAGCTCCGCACGCGTCCATGTTCCGCTGAGCTCCAGGTCAACCGGTTTTGCCAGAGTCCAATCAAGCCGAGCCTCAAGGCCATAGGCGCGGGTGGGGTCGATATTCTGAGCTTCGGTGACCGCGGAGGTGATCGGAAGAAAGAGGATCATGTCCTCGGTGTTGTTTTGGAAGAACGTTAGGCCCGCCTGGATGGTCTCGAAGGCTACCTCGGCACCGATATCCCACACGAGCGCGCGCTCGGGCTCCAAATCTGGGTTTCCGCGAATACTCTCGAGGTTCAGAAAGAGCTCGTCAAAGTCCGGTCTTCGTAAAGTGCGGGCGACATTGCCCACCAAACGAAATCCTTCGGTGGGTATCAAGGCTGCGCCAAAGGCTGGCAAAAATGCGCTGACACCACCGTCCCCTTGGGAGATGTTGGCACGTATCGCGCCGGTAAATTCTAGCCAATGAGTCGGCATGTAGTGTGCCAAGGTTGACGTCTCGGCGAGGCTTCTAGAACGCTCAAGACTAGATCTGATCTCACCTGATTCTTCACCTTGGTACGATTCGTGCCGAAACCTAACGCTCAGGTCAACTTTCCATGGAGACTCAAGATCTGAAGAATAAACGGCGGCATTTAGCGTGCCGCCACTGCTCCAGAAGTCGCTATCGGTCTGAAGGATGCCTCCGCCGGAAAAGGCGTCCGGGTTCAGATACCTGTTTTGCCTTAACTGAACGTCGAGTGATTCCTCTAAATCCAGTGAGAAGTAGGTGTTTTTGATCACGTTGAGTTGTTTGGCATTTAGCGTGCCAAGACCAAACGCGTCTTCGACGCGGGCATCCGAAAAACTCTCTTGGAATTCAGCAGGTCCAGCACTCCCTCGCTCGGTGCCCGAGAACCTGATGGATGCCCCTACGTGTCTGACATTGGAAAACGCATGGCTGGCCGTGAGCGCCGCTCCGAGCGCGCGGTGGTCGTTGTTGATCCGTCGGTGCTCTTGCCCCTGAGCGTCAACGAAGTCGTAATCACCCTCAGATGCCCGTGTTTGAGCCGAAAAGCTGACCTGACTCTTGGTGCCAGCTAGCCATGCGCCGGCTTGTAGACCCATGGTTTGATTCGACCCGCCGAGTGCGCCTACATGGCTTCCCCAGCCTGGCGAATGCCGAGTCTGAGTCCTGAAATCGAGCGTGCCGTTGAGGCCTGTGGCCCCGGCCGAGATGCCTGCTGCACCGCGATAGATATCCGCCGATACTACGCCCGGTAAGAGTAGGGTGCCGAGGTCGGTTCCCACGCCGAAGGGCACATCCAGAGGTACGGAGTCGATGGAAACCGCGACCTGACGCGGGCTAGAGCCGCGCACGAGTACGTAGGCCGGTTGGCCAAGTCCTCCATGGGATCTGATTTCTACGCCGGATTCTCGCTCGAGTTCTTCCTGTGAATCCCCGTCTAAAAAACTATCGCGAAGGTCAACCTTGGACGTCACACCCGTCGGATGTATCGGCGCGCTCGCCCGCGTTTCCACACGATGCTCCTGTGCCGCAAGGAACTTGGGCACAAGCACGGTAGCGGCCACCAAAAGGCCTATATGAGCGGAACGTTTCAAAATGCGACCTCGCTCTCTTCTCGCGAAGAGCGTTGTCAATGTGGTGCGTTCGCTCGGATATCCTGACTTGCGAATAGGGCATTGGGCCTGCGTCCTAGCCGCCTTCCCTCGTTAGAAGTGGCGTCTGGCTAGTACTCATCGCTTACAGTGGCGCGACCGTCCCGGATTTGCACCGGGTTCCCCGCGCGAACGTCTGCAACATGTCATAAGGGGAGGGCAAGTACAAGTACAAGCGGGCTGCTTCAAAAGACATCTGACACGGAGAGAGCCCGCGTCGAGAGTCCCATCTGAGCCGCATATTCCCAATCGACGTCCACACCACGGACCACCAACACGGCACTTGCACCCATTTTTCTGGATGAATCGAAGAAGGTCGCAGGAAAGTAGGACTCGCCGCTACGCCTCGGAACGCGATGGCCGAGCTCAATGCCTCCGGGTCTCTTGGCTTCCAACGTGTAGTAGAATCCATGGCCCATGTCTTCATCGAGCCCAATCAGCTCAACTCCAGCTCCCCGCAACACATCCGTCGTTCGTTCAACTTCAGCAGGTTTCCAGCTTGCTGAGTTCAACACGAGCCCTCGAATTCCAGCGGAAGCAAAGGACGGCAAGATGTACTCGGTTGATGGGGTGATCGGCGTACTCAGCGCTGCGTAACCGACGCCTTTGCGAATACGTTGCACCCACTCCACGCCGATCCAAGGATTGATCGTCTGCTCATCAAACTTCAGCTCGCCTAGGAAATAGTGGGTCAAGGGCATGTATCAAAGGCCTCGTTCTGCGCCCCGGGCGTACCGAGGTCAGACTTGCCGCCGGCTGTGACGTACACAGTACTTCCCTCGCACCAGGCGCTTGCTGAGTCGTTCAAAACCTCATCGATTTGGGAGCGTTTCAGCGCCTTTGTGGCGCCGGCCGTGTTTGACCAACCGTTTGACTCATCGAACGCAACCTGAGCTATTTCATTGCCATTGCAGGTGATGATGATTTCGTCGTCTGAGTTGGCGAGGAGGAAATTGGCGTAGACGTAATCAGGCGTAAAGCCCGGAGACGTTGAACGTGCCAGCGTTTTATACGCGCCGGGCCCAATCACGAGGTCTTCGGAAATGGTATGGGTGTCAATGCCAAGGTCCTCGATCACGCAATTGCTCAAACTCCACGTGGAATTCGTGGGATTATGAATTTCAAACCATTCACCAACCGTGTCTGAGAGTGCGTCCGGGTCGTTCATAAACTCCGTGATCACCACATCGCCTTCTGCGGCAGGCTGAGGCATTCCGGGCGCTTGAGCACTCACGACCAGCGAATCTGGAGCGCTATCTACCGAGCCATCGTTTACGATGAGCTGGATCACGTAAGAACCTTCAAGGTCGGCCGTAAACGTAGGCATGGCCGCACTGGTATTGGAGAGCGCTGCGGCCGATCCTTGGGGCTTGGACCCGATGCTCCACCGGTAGACTAAGGTGTCTTGGTCGGGGTCGGTGCTCAGCGTTCCGTCGAGCTGAACCACGGAGCCGGCGAGCACCGATTGGTCAGAACCTGCTGCAGCGACGGGGGCGCGGTTAGACTGTGTGGCGCTGATAGTGACGGTAGACGGGCTACTCTCCAGAGAACCGTCCGAGACCACCAATTGAACGGAATAGTCGGCTTCCACATCCGGCACAAACCGTGCCGAGGCTGTGGTCTTATCGAAAAGCTCCGATTGGCTCGCCCCGGGCTTACTTACCCAGGACCAGACGTACGTGAGGGTGTCGTCGTTCGCATCAAAAGACGCGCTGCTATCAAGAACCACCTCTTGCCCAAGAGCGACCTGCCGATTTTGACCCGCATCTGCAACGGGCCGAATATTCTCGGTTGATGCCGTGATGATGACCGTATCCGGATTGCTC
This Microvenator marinus DNA region includes the following protein-coding sequences:
- a CDS encoding lycopene cyclase family protein, encoding MHNVLVVGAGPAGYAIVGELTKRGVDVLWIAPDVDEPWPNAYGAWLSEVPPEFHSALAWTWASPTVGFQNELQVLDATYGRFDNELLKGLLVNTEQQAKVLIEDRRAIESDRSRAKIVVDASGFQRVFSGGRSPDPAFQTAYGILAEVDGEPIDGHDMALMDYRPIPGVEEDPATFLYAMRLGGHENPNLWFLEETVLSARPALSISRLEELLYLRLEGRGVRVMQVHEVERCVIPMGEEIPRSEAVAFGAAAGFVHPATGYSLSRTLRSAGTLADAIAGGVDDLSKVVWPKDMRRARDFQNFGLDVLLGFDAAQTRRFFESFFQLPTKKWQAYLSDQSGVSDIAATMWSQFLKVDPSLKWKLVQAGIGFIR
- a CDS encoding cob(I)yrinic acid a,c-diamide adenosyltransferase; amino-acid sequence: MSDKKSFKDPQLAINRVYTRAGDAGKTRLVGGQKVPKSSMRIETYGTVDELNSFVGAVRVSLEEYASDPEFQALSETLLRVQHELFNLGSILATLPEDVGEYMPRVTERDIKALEESIDHHNESLPALRSFVLPGGTRANAELHQCRTICRRAERHAVALQEHESVDELAIAYLNRLSDAFFVWSRWVTVKAAKDEVLWQPNQASSARE
- a CDS encoding TonB-dependent receptor — translated: MKRSAHIGLLVAATVLVPKFLAAQEHRVETRASAPIHPTGVTSKVDLRDSFLDGDSQEELERESGVEIRSHGGLGQPAYVLVRGSSPRQVAVSIDSVPLDVPFGVGTDLGTLLLPGVVSADIYRGAAGISAGATGLNGTLDFRTQTRHSPGWGSHVGALGGSNQTMGLQAGAWLAGTKSQVSFSAQTRASEGDYDFVDAQGQEHRRINNDHRALGAALTASHAFSNVRHVGASIRFSGTERGSAGPAEFQESFSDARVEDAFGLGTLNAKQLNVIKNTYFSLDLEESLDVQLRQNRYLNPDAFSGGGILQTDSDFWSSGGTLNAAVYSSDLESPWKVDLSVRFRHESYQGEESGEIRSSLERSRSLAETSTLAHYMPTHWLEFTGAIRANISQGDGGVSAFLPAFGAALIPTEGFRLVGNVARTLRRPDFDELFLNLESIRGNPDLEPERALVWDIGAEVAFETIQAGLTFFQNNTEDMILFLPITSAVTEAQNIDPTRAYGLEARLDWTLAKPVDLELSGTWTRAELAETSDQVPHQPDFSGRVGARLRLDQWIPGTQKASLNAGLSGRSETNLDTFGSIKAPAFATMDAGLAWSPNAWLSLRARGLNLFDRRDLTDSLQAPLPGRTIFVSAQISTEGAL
- a CDS encoding PKD domain-containing protein, which codes for MRYLLVFVFLVGCAEAETPVDTNREPLANAGPDQTIELGQTVFLSGEGSWDREMDPLTFRWSLIGPEGSQARLNATASMDVNFVPDLAGVYEATLTVHDGKIDSEPDFVLIKVELDPTSSNRPPVADAGNAQNVQVGQIVQLDGTRSSDPDADPLSFAWSIVTRPPGSTAELNSPSIPRPSFVADRAGTYTVELRVRDGIATSTQATVEIRAFLDNTPPIANAGADQEVATGSRVQLSGIASYDADSDPLVYVWEMVSKPAGSAAALSETDIVNPTFNADVDGTYELSLKVQDGQSESNPDTVIITASTENIRPVADAGQNRQVALGQEVVLDSSASFDANDDTLTYVWSWVSKPGASQSELFDKTTASARFVPDVEADYSVQLVVSDGSLESSPSTVTISATQSNRAPVAAAGSDQSVLAGSVVQLDGTLSTDPDQDTLVYRWSIGSKPQGSAAALSNTSAAMPTFTADLEGSYVIQLIVNDGSVDSAPDSLVVSAQAPGMPQPAAEGDVVITEFMNDPDALSDTVGEWFEIHNPTNSTWSLSNCVIEDLGIDTHTISEDLVIGPGAYKTLARSTSPGFTPDYVYANFLLANSDDEIIITCNGNEIAQVAFDESNGWSNTAGATKALKRSQIDEVLNDSASAWCEGSTVYVTAGGKSDLGTPGAQNEAFDTCP